One Sphingomonas sp. genomic region harbors:
- the egtD gene encoding L-histidine N(alpha)-methyltransferase, with amino-acid sequence MLKQELEDGQASLADPHFRADVLTGLAASPRAIPARWFYDRRGSELFEEITELPEYYPTRTETALLESIAGDLGDLAAPNAAVVEFGSGSSVKTPRLLRAIEPAAYVPIDISGEFLRHSASQLSQAFPGLPVYPVEADFLRPVPLPEQVAKMPKLGFFPGSTIGNMNAWHAVDLLRAMREWLGEGARLLIGMDRVKSPEILVPAYDDAAGVTAAFNLNLLERINRELDGTIPVDAFRHRAIWNADFARIEMHLEAQRDVDFTVDGRPFSMQAGETIHTENSHKYGPNGARQLLRSGGWTPIEQWTDEKDWFALILCEAQPLRRAP; translated from the coding sequence ATGCTCAAGCAGGAACTCGAAGACGGCCAGGCGAGCCTTGCCGACCCCCATTTCCGCGCCGACGTGCTGACCGGCCTCGCCGCCAGCCCGCGCGCGATCCCGGCGCGTTGGTTCTACGACCGTCGCGGCTCGGAGCTGTTCGAGGAGATTACCGAGCTCCCCGAATATTACCCGACCCGCACCGAGACGGCGCTGCTCGAATCGATCGCCGGCGATCTCGGCGACCTTGCCGCCCCCAATGCGGCGGTGGTGGAATTCGGCTCCGGCTCGTCGGTGAAGACGCCGCGGCTGCTCCGCGCGATCGAGCCGGCCGCCTATGTGCCGATCGACATTTCCGGCGAATTCCTGCGCCACTCCGCATCGCAGCTTTCCCAGGCATTCCCGGGCCTGCCGGTCTACCCGGTCGAGGCCGACTTCCTACGCCCGGTGCCGCTGCCCGAACAGGTGGCGAAGATGCCGAAGCTCGGCTTCTTCCCCGGCTCGACGATCGGCAACATGAACGCCTGGCACGCGGTCGACCTGCTGCGCGCGATGCGCGAATGGCTGGGCGAAGGCGCGCGGCTGCTGATCGGCATGGACCGGGTCAAGTCGCCCGAGATCCTCGTCCCCGCCTATGACGATGCAGCCGGCGTGACCGCGGCGTTCAACCTCAACCTGCTGGAGCGGATCAACCGCGAGCTGGACGGCACCATCCCGGTCGACGCCTTCCGCCACCGTGCAATCTGGAACGCGGACTTCGCGCGGATCGAAATGCATTTGGAGGCGCAGCGCGACGTGGACTTCACCGTCGACGGCCGCCCCTTCAGCATGCAGGCGGGCGAGACGATCCACACCGAGAACAGCCACAAATACGGCCCCAACGGCGCCCGCCAGCTGCTCCGTTCGGGCGGCTGGACGCCGATCGAGCAATGGACCGACGAGAAGGACTGGTTCGCGCTGATCCTGTGCGAAGCCCAGCCGCTGCGCCGGGCGCCGTAA
- a CDS encoding DUF1176 domain-containing protein codes for MFLIALATVLAAQPTPGPFRSFGDWAVACDNVRRCEMTSLQPADGDVDTNGTELSLVREPGPAGAVSITIWGPEDAKGAPSLTIDGTRIEGGSVQQGALRFGGVTAQHLATALANGHVARVMAVASGKTGDISLAGASAALRFIDAQQGRADGVTALVARGAKSASMVPVAAPLPVVTAIAPAGQAATISPALITRLNKASGCGEEYTEGFPQPTPETGVLGGGATLVLLACGSGAYNLTSAAYVVRDGKATEARFDTTAELINASWDGSSGTLSTHGKGRGIVIAARAPAMSGTAAASA; via the coding sequence ATGTTCCTGATTGCGCTCGCAACCGTCCTCGCCGCCCAGCCCACCCCCGGCCCGTTCCGATCCTTCGGCGACTGGGCGGTCGCCTGCGACAATGTCCGCCGCTGCGAGATGACGTCGCTCCAGCCGGCGGACGGCGACGTCGACACCAACGGCACCGAGCTTTCGCTGGTCCGCGAGCCGGGCCCGGCAGGCGCGGTGTCGATCACCATATGGGGCCCCGAAGATGCCAAGGGCGCGCCCTCGCTCACCATCGACGGCACCCGCATCGAGGGCGGCAGCGTCCAACAGGGGGCGCTGCGGTTCGGCGGCGTCACGGCGCAGCACCTCGCAACCGCGCTTGCCAATGGCCATGTCGCGCGGGTCATGGCAGTCGCCAGCGGCAAGACCGGCGACATCTCCCTGGCGGGCGCATCGGCAGCGCTGCGCTTCATCGACGCCCAGCAGGGCCGGGCGGACGGCGTGACGGCGTTGGTTGCGCGCGGGGCCAAATCGGCGAGCATGGTGCCTGTCGCGGCACCACTGCCGGTGGTCACCGCCATCGCACCCGCCGGCCAGGCGGCGACCATCTCCCCCGCGCTGATCACCCGGCTGAACAAGGCATCCGGCTGCGGGGAAGAATATACCGAGGGCTTTCCCCAGCCGACGCCAGAAACCGGCGTGCTGGGCGGTGGCGCGACCCTGGTGCTGCTCGCCTGCGGCTCGGGCGCCTATAACCTGACGAGTGCAGCCTATGTAGTGCGCGACGGCAAGGCCACCGAGGCGCGCTTCGATACGACCGCGGAGCTAATCAATGCGAGCTGGGACGGGAGCAGCGGCACCCTCTCCACGCACGGCAAGGGCCGAGGGATCGTGATTGCGGCGAGGGCGCCAGCTATGTCTGGGACGGCAGCAGCTTCCGCCTGA
- a CDS encoding threonine aldolase family protein translates to MRFFSDNAAAVCPPVLQALVDANTLDTAYDGDAWSKRLDGAFSDLFGTQVRALWVPTGTAANCLALTALCPPHGGIVCHRDAHINCDEGGAPEFYTHGAKLLTATGPGAKLTPEAIHAVIDPIRNDVHQVQPHAISITNATEYGLVYTPDEVAAIGELAKARKLGLHMDGARFANAVAHLDCHPGDVTWRAGVDALSFGFVKNGGMSAEALVFFRPELADVTLYRRKRAGLLFSKGRYLAAQLLAMLENDVWLANARAANAGARLLADAAGDRLVHSVQANEVFLKANPAEAEALRALGFDFYDWAEGEIRLVTSWDQAEDAIRPLAQAIAAL, encoded by the coding sequence ATGCGCTTCTTTTCGGACAATGCCGCCGCCGTCTGCCCGCCCGTGCTCCAGGCGCTGGTCGACGCCAATACGCTCGACACTGCCTATGACGGCGATGCTTGGTCGAAGCGGCTCGACGGCGCTTTCTCCGACCTGTTCGGAACACAGGTGCGCGCGCTGTGGGTGCCCACCGGCACCGCGGCAAACTGCCTGGCGCTGACCGCGCTGTGCCCGCCGCATGGCGGCATCGTCTGCCACCGCGACGCGCACATCAATTGCGACGAGGGCGGCGCGCCCGAATTCTACACGCACGGCGCCAAGCTGCTCACCGCCACCGGCCCCGGCGCCAAGCTGACGCCCGAGGCGATCCACGCCGTGATCGATCCGATCCGCAACGACGTCCATCAGGTGCAGCCGCACGCGATCTCGATCACCAACGCCACCGAATATGGCCTGGTCTATACGCCCGACGAAGTCGCGGCGATCGGCGAGCTGGCCAAGGCCCGCAAGCTGGGCCTGCACATGGACGGGGCGCGCTTCGCCAATGCCGTGGCGCATCTCGATTGCCATCCAGGCGACGTCACCTGGCGCGCCGGGGTGGACGCGCTCAGCTTCGGCTTCGTCAAGAATGGCGGCATGAGCGCCGAGGCGCTGGTGTTCTTCCGTCCCGAACTGGCCGACGTGACGCTGTACCGCCGCAAGCGCGCCGGGCTGCTCTTCTCCAAGGGCCGCTATCTCGCCGCGCAGCTGCTGGCGATGCTGGAGAACGATGTCTGGCTCGCCAATGCCCGCGCCGCCAATGCCGGGGCACGCCTGCTGGCCGATGCCGCGGGCGACCGGCTGGTCCATTCGGTGCAGGCCAACGAGGTGTTCCTGAAGGCGAACCCGGCGGAAGCCGAAGCCCTGCGCGCGCTCGGCTTCGACTTCTACGACTGGGCCGAGGGCGAAATCCGCCTCGTCACCAGCTGGGACCAGGCGGAGGACGCGATCAGGCCGCTGGCCCAGGCGATCGCGGCGCTGTGA
- a CDS encoding sorbosone dehydrogenase family protein, whose protein sequence is MRALLLAASATLALAGCASKGGDTSQQIGGDPKLPDVQQYLVPPMHVVPPAPWGSGKPKVPAGMKVQAFATGLAKPRSVYTLPNGDVLVVETDGPSEPIHRPKDVVMNLIQAHAHGGGKAGMDIILLRDANGDGVPELKTKFITGLNSPFGVALVGGDLYVANTDAILRFPYQTGQTSITAAGTKLVDLPGGPIDHHWTKSLVASPDGTKLYVGVGSNSNITENGMDAERGRAAIWEVDRASGAYRLYGTGLRNPNGLQFEPLTNVLWTVVNERDELGPDLVPDYLTSVRDGGFYGWPYSYWGQHVDPRVKPQRPDLVAKAIKPDYGLSSHVAPLGMVFAANAAALPPQWRSGAFIGEHGSWDRGHLNGYKVIYVPFAEGRPSGKAVDVVTGFVEGEKAHGRPVGLGLDKTGALLIADDLGNTVWRVSGG, encoded by the coding sequence ATGCGTGCACTGCTTCTCGCCGCGAGCGCCACGCTCGCGCTCGCCGGCTGCGCCAGCAAGGGCGGCGATACCAGCCAGCAGATCGGCGGCGATCCCAAGCTGCCGGACGTCCAGCAATATCTCGTGCCGCCGATGCACGTGGTGCCGCCCGCCCCCTGGGGATCGGGCAAGCCCAAGGTGCCGGCGGGCATGAAGGTGCAGGCCTTCGCCACCGGGCTCGCCAAGCCGCGCTCGGTCTACACGCTGCCCAATGGCGACGTGCTGGTGGTCGAGACCGACGGCCCCTCGGAGCCGATCCATCGCCCCAAGGACGTGGTGATGAACCTGATCCAGGCGCACGCCCATGGCGGCGGCAAGGCTGGCATGGATATCATCCTGCTCCGCGACGCGAACGGCGACGGCGTACCCGAACTCAAGACCAAGTTCATCACCGGGCTCAACTCGCCTTTCGGCGTGGCGCTGGTCGGCGGCGACCTGTACGTCGCCAATACCGACGCGATTCTGCGCTTCCCCTATCAGACCGGTCAGACCAGCATCACCGCGGCGGGCACCAAGCTGGTCGACCTGCCCGGCGGCCCGATCGACCATCACTGGACCAAGAGCCTCGTCGCCAGCCCCGACGGCACCAAGCTCTATGTCGGGGTGGGGTCGAACAGCAACATCACCGAGAACGGCATGGACGCCGAGCGTGGCCGCGCCGCCATCTGGGAAGTCGATCGGGCGAGCGGCGCCTACCGGCTCTACGGCACCGGCCTGCGCAACCCCAACGGCCTGCAGTTCGAGCCGCTGACCAACGTGCTGTGGACCGTGGTCAACGAACGCGACGAGCTGGGGCCGGACCTGGTGCCGGACTATCTCACCTCGGTGCGCGATGGCGGCTTCTATGGCTGGCCGTACAGCTATTGGGGCCAGCATGTCGATCCGCGCGTCAAGCCGCAGCGGCCGGACCTCGTCGCCAAGGCGATCAAGCCCGATTACGGCCTGAGCAGCCATGTCGCCCCGCTGGGCATGGTGTTCGCCGCCAACGCCGCCGCGCTCCCGCCGCAGTGGCGCTCCGGCGCGTTCATCGGCGAGCATGGCAGCTGGGATCGCGGCCATCTTAACGGCTACAAGGTGATCTACGTGCCGTTCGCCGAGGGACGTCCCTCGGGCAAGGCGGTCGACGTGGTGACCGGCTTTGTCGAGGGCGAGAAGGCGCATGGCCGCCCGGTCGGGCTGGGGCTCGACAAGACCGGCGCGCTGCTGATCGCGGATGATCTCGGCAACACCGTGTGGCGGGTCAGCGGCGGCTGA
- a CDS encoding HNH endonuclease: MYHPDLIRHPDGCPALVLNADYTPLSYYPLSVWPWQTAIKAIFLERVDVVSYYEREVRSPSAVLKLPSVIALKQYVRPSQFPAFTRFNLFLRDKFACQYCGSHRDLTFDHVIPRAQGGRTTWENVATACAPCNLKKGGRTPQQAGMPLYIQPIRPTSWQLQEHGRRFPPNHLHDTWRDWLYWDIELEA; encoded by the coding sequence ATGTACCATCCCGATCTGATCCGCCATCCGGATGGGTGCCCGGCGCTCGTGCTGAACGCCGACTACACACCGTTGAGCTATTATCCCCTCAGCGTGTGGCCCTGGCAGACGGCAATCAAGGCAATCTTTCTCGAGCGCGTCGATGTCGTCTCTTATTATGAACGCGAGGTGCGAAGTCCCAGCGCGGTGCTGAAGCTCCCTTCGGTCATCGCGCTCAAACAATATGTCCGGCCTTCGCAATTCCCTGCCTTCACCCGGTTCAATCTGTTCCTCCGCGACAAGTTCGCCTGCCAATATTGCGGATCGCACCGGGATCTCACCTTCGACCACGTCATTCCCCGCGCCCAGGGCGGGCGCACCACCTGGGAAAATGTCGCCACCGCCTGCGCCCCCTGCAACCTGAAAAAGGGCGGCCGCACTCCCCAGCAGGCCGGCATGCCGCTGTACATCCAGCCGATCCGGCCGACGAGCTGGCAGCTCCAGGAACATGGCCGCCGCTTCCCGCCCAACCATCTCCACGATACCTGGCGCGACTGGCTCTATTGGGACATCGAGCTGGAGGCCTGA
- a CDS encoding HIG1 domain-containing protein, translating into MLFLAILFLAAVLATLFFLIKGLVTMAGTTTQDLEGDGPSERALRSNKLMQKRILFQAVAIGVAALILLIASAKS; encoded by the coding sequence ATGTTGTTTCTCGCGATCCTGTTCCTCGCAGCGGTCCTGGCGACGCTGTTCTTCCTCATCAAGGGGCTGGTCACCATGGCCGGCACCACCACGCAGGACCTGGAAGGCGACGGCCCCAGCGAGCGCGCGTTGCGATCGAACAAGCTGATGCAGAAGCGCATCCTGTTCCAGGCGGTGGCGATCGGCGTCGCCGCGCTGATCCTGCTGATCGCCTCCGCCAAGAGCTGA
- a CDS encoding DUF2231 domain-containing protein produces MPDPVPLRTRSYGLPLHPIVLGLPFVCFFVGMITDIAYFRTYDIAWKNFSDWLIAGGMVLGALGAIVGIVDLLRPAVRANRLLTPYAIAYAVAMVLALLNNFIHSRDAYGAMPAGLILSVLTVLILTGASALGAILLRQSLFGGVR; encoded by the coding sequence GTGCCCGATCCCGTACCGCTTCGCACCCGATCCTATGGCCTGCCCTTGCACCCGATCGTGCTCGGCCTGCCCTTTGTATGCTTCTTTGTGGGCATGATCACCGACATCGCCTATTTCCGGACCTATGACATCGCCTGGAAGAATTTCTCCGACTGGCTGATCGCCGGGGGCATGGTGCTGGGCGCGCTCGGCGCGATCGTCGGCATCGTCGACCTGCTGCGGCCGGCAGTGCGGGCGAATCGGCTGCTCACCCCCTATGCGATCGCCTATGCCGTCGCCATGGTATTGGCGCTGCTCAACAATTTCATTCACAGCCGCGACGCGTACGGGGCGATGCCGGCCGGGCTGATCCTGTCGGTGCTGACCGTGCTGATCCTTACCGGCGCTTCGGCGCTGGGTGCGATCCTGCTGCGCCAAAGCCTGTTCGGAGGGGTTCGCTGA
- the egtB gene encoding ergothioneine biosynthesis protein EgtB: MPATAATPDALAAQFANVRALSTALVAPLSDADATLQSMDDASPAKWHLAHTTWFFETFVLRDHVPGYRLFDERWPFLFNSYYEAEGQRHARPRRGMLSRPTLDEVQAYRAAVDAAIVAAMPTLPAEALTLIALGCQHEQQHQELLLTDILHHFSVNPLEPAMWPGAAKVPVAMPGPIGWIEGATGQASAGIDMPEDLKGFAFDCETPRHPTLLHPHALADRTVTNGEWAAFIADGGYADPRHWLSDGWAWVQANRIAAPLYWAEIDGVWTRFGLDGRRPIDPAAPVTHVSFFEADAYASWAGARLPTEFEWEAAAAGADPLGGNQLDAAGPAEPRPSTGGPAWFGDVWEWTGSAYRPYPGFRTVEGAVGEYNGKFMSGQFVLRGGSCATPRGHVRASYRNFFYPHQRWQFTGVRLAKDL, encoded by the coding sequence ATGCCCGCCACTGCCGCCACCCCGGACGCCTTGGCGGCGCAGTTCGCGAACGTCCGCGCGCTCAGCACCGCGCTGGTGGCACCGCTGTCCGATGCCGATGCGACGCTCCAGTCGATGGACGACGCGTCCCCAGCCAAATGGCATCTCGCGCACACGACCTGGTTCTTCGAGACCTTCGTGCTGCGCGACCATGTGCCTGGCTATCGCCTGTTCGACGAGCGCTGGCCGTTCCTGTTCAACAGCTATTATGAGGCCGAAGGGCAGCGCCACGCCCGCCCCCGGCGCGGCATGCTCTCGCGCCCGACCCTGGACGAGGTCCAAGCCTATCGCGCGGCGGTGGATGCGGCGATCGTCGCCGCGATGCCGACGCTGCCGGCCGAGGCGCTGACGCTGATCGCGCTGGGCTGCCAGCACGAGCAGCAGCACCAGGAGCTATTGCTCACGGACATTCTCCATCACTTTTCGGTCAATCCGCTCGAGCCGGCGATGTGGCCCGGTGCGGCCAAGGTGCCGGTGGCGATGCCCGGACCGATCGGCTGGATCGAAGGCGCGACAGGCCAGGCCAGCGCGGGCATCGACATGCCCGAGGACCTGAAGGGCTTCGCCTTCGACTGCGAGACCCCGCGCCACCCCACCCTTCTTCACCCGCACGCGCTGGCCGATCGCACGGTCACCAACGGCGAATGGGCGGCGTTCATCGCCGATGGCGGCTATGCCGACCCGCGCCACTGGCTGTCGGACGGCTGGGCCTGGGTGCAGGCCAACCGCATTGCCGCGCCGCTCTACTGGGCGGAGATCGACGGCGTCTGGACCCGTTTCGGACTCGACGGCCGCCGCCCGATCGACCCCGCCGCGCCGGTCACCCATGTCAGCTTCTTCGAGGCCGATGCCTATGCCAGCTGGGCGGGCGCCCGGCTGCCGACCGAGTTTGAATGGGAAGCGGCCGCAGCGGGCGCCGATCCGCTGGGCGGCAACCAGCTCGATGCCGCCGGCCCGGCCGAGCCCCGCCCATCCACCGGCGGCCCCGCATGGTTCGGCGACGTGTGGGAATGGACCGGCAGCGCCTATCGCCCCTATCCCGGCTTCCGCACCGTGGAGGGCGCGGTCGGCGAATATAACGGCAAGTTCATGAGCGGGCAGTTCGTGCTGCGCGGCGGCAGCTGCGCCACCCCGCGCGGCCATGTCCGCGCCAGCTACCGCAATTTCTTTTATCCCCACCAGCGCTGGCAGTTCACCGGCGTGCGTCTGGCGAAGGACCTCTGA
- the gluQRS gene encoding tRNA glutamyl-Q(34) synthetase GluQRS: protein MNIHTRFAPSPTGRLHLGHAYSALQAHDFARGAGGRFTLRIEDIDGTRSRPEHVAAILADLDWLGLAWDEVPTFQSQRLGLYQDALDRLRAMGLLYPCFCTRADIAASLSAPHGPDGPLYPGTCRGLVDPDLTRPHSWRIDVAKAVARTGPLTWHDAHACTVDADPLSHGDVILARKDAPASYHLAVTVDDAAQGISHVVRGADLFAATHVHRLLQALLDLPTPEYRHHALLAGPDGQRLAKRHGAPTLESLRLAGENGPALADRLRKGEVPIGFGPIEA, encoded by the coding sequence ATGAATATCCACACCCGATTTGCCCCCAGCCCCACCGGTCGACTCCATCTCGGCCATGCCTATTCCGCGCTGCAGGCCCACGACTTTGCACGGGGCGCAGGCGGTCGTTTCACCCTGCGCATCGAGGATATCGACGGCACGCGCTCACGGCCCGAGCATGTCGCAGCGATCCTCGCCGATCTCGACTGGCTGGGGCTGGCATGGGACGAAGTGCCGACGTTCCAGTCGCAGCGGCTGGGGCTGTACCAGGACGCGCTCGACCGGCTACGCGCAATGGGGCTGCTCTACCCCTGTTTCTGCACGCGCGCGGACATCGCTGCGAGTCTCTCCGCGCCGCATGGGCCGGATGGCCCGCTCTATCCTGGAACCTGCCGCGGCTTGGTCGATCCCGATCTGACGCGCCCGCACAGCTGGCGGATCGACGTGGCGAAGGCCGTCGCGCGGACGGGGCCGCTCACCTGGCACGACGCCCATGCCTGCACGGTCGATGCCGATCCCCTGAGCCACGGCGACGTGATCCTCGCCCGCAAGGACGCACCGGCGAGCTATCACCTCGCCGTGACGGTGGACGATGCGGCGCAGGGCATCAGCCATGTCGTGCGCGGCGCCGATCTGTTCGCCGCCACCCATGTCCACCGCCTGCTCCAGGCGCTGCTCGACCTGCCGACACCCGAATACCGCCACCATGCGCTGCTCGCCGGGCCGGACGGCCAGCGCCTCGCCAAGCGGCACGGCGCGCCAACGCTGGAGTCGCTGCGGCTGGCGGGTGAGAATGGCCCCGCGCTGGCGGACAGACTGCGCAAAGGGGAAGTACCGATTGGCTTCGGCCCGATCGAGGCGTAG
- a CDS encoding transglycosylase domain-containing protein has protein sequence MAREPGIPDSRFPLRRDGADDDVAQPQGWRPQGGRDAREPIWRPGMGAGESTAAHAPYRGGHGAGGGFGGGGDDLPPAGPARRRIRWGRWIVRGLAVFILVFIAAVAWLAITAPLSKSLRPPAPPSITLLAADGTPIARRGAVIGKPVDVSKLPDHVAQAFIAIEDRRFYSHWGVDPRGIARAAFHNVSSGGGSQGGSTITQQLAKNAFLNSRRTFGRKAQEVLIAFWLEAWLSKDAILSRYLSNVYFGDNVYGLRAAAQHYFSTTPEHLTLSQATLLAGLVKAPSRLAPTGNLDGARERQRLVIGAMREAGFITATEARRVRPGVLHVQDSDETLPNGTYFADWVLPEARDRAGGVATEQTVTTTLDTRLQNAAERVVKASGLGKAQVALVAMRPDGRVVAMVGGRNYAASPFNRATQARRQPGSAFKLFVYLAALRSGMTPDTMVDDTPVQIGDWKPSNSDGRYAGRITLRQAMAKSSNVVAARLIQKLGVGRVTQAARDLGISTPLGNDASIALGTSTGSLLELTAAYAAVANGSYPVRPRGLDEEESADDWLARRLGGPSRFDERLLDDLRSMLGTVVQNGTARAAALPVPAFGKTGTTQDGRDALFVGWAGDLVVGVWIGNDDNSPVSGAYGGGLPAHIWRDFMVRALGLTLPPAPVEEDNAIDENAIGLDEVLNGAGVQVDEDGVQLDLGRVRELVPEGEARDVIPRNVRIPVPGSDADRRRRDPRDDPDGEE, from the coding sequence ATGGCGCGCGAGCCCGGTATCCCCGATAGTCGATTCCCGTTGCGGCGCGATGGCGCCGACGACGATGTGGCACAACCCCAGGGCTGGCGTCCGCAAGGCGGGCGCGACGCGCGCGAGCCGATCTGGCGCCCCGGCATGGGAGCGGGCGAAAGCACCGCGGCGCATGCGCCCTATCGCGGGGGCCATGGCGCAGGCGGCGGCTTCGGTGGCGGTGGCGACGATCTACCGCCCGCCGGTCCGGCGCGGCGTCGCATCCGCTGGGGCCGCTGGATCGTCCGCGGGCTTGCCGTGTTCATCCTGGTGTTCATCGCCGCGGTCGCCTGGCTGGCGATCACCGCGCCGCTGTCCAAGTCGCTGCGGCCACCCGCGCCGCCCTCGATCACGCTGCTTGCCGCCGACGGGACTCCGATCGCGCGGCGCGGCGCCGTGATCGGCAAGCCCGTGGACGTGTCCAAGCTGCCCGACCATGTCGCGCAGGCGTTCATCGCGATCGAGGACCGGCGTTTCTATAGTCATTGGGGTGTCGACCCGCGCGGCATCGCGCGCGCGGCGTTCCACAATGTCAGCTCGGGCGGCGGATCGCAGGGCGGCAGCACGATCACCCAGCAGCTCGCCAAGAACGCCTTCCTGAACTCCCGCCGCACCTTCGGGCGCAAGGCGCAGGAAGTGCTGATCGCCTTCTGGCTCGAAGCCTGGCTGAGCAAGGACGCGATCCTCTCGCGCTATCTCTCCAACGTCTATTTCGGCGACAACGTCTACGGCCTGCGCGCTGCCGCCCAGCATTATTTCTCGACCACGCCCGAGCATCTGACGCTGAGCCAGGCGACGTTGCTTGCCGGCCTCGTCAAGGCGCCGAGCCGCCTCGCGCCCACCGGCAATCTCGACGGCGCCCGCGAGCGCCAGCGGCTGGTGATCGGCGCGATGCGAGAGGCGGGCTTTATCACCGCCACCGAGGCGCGCCGCGTGCGCCCGGGGGTGCTCCACGTCCAGGACAGCGACGAGACGCTGCCCAACGGCACCTATTTCGCCGACTGGGTGCTCCCCGAAGCGCGCGACCGCGCCGGCGGCGTCGCCACCGAGCAGACGGTGACGACTACACTCGACACGAGACTGCAAAATGCCGCCGAACGCGTGGTCAAGGCCTCGGGACTCGGCAAGGCGCAGGTCGCGCTGGTGGCGATGCGGCCGGATGGGCGCGTCGTCGCGATGGTCGGCGGGCGCAACTATGCCGCCAGCCCCTTCAACCGCGCCACCCAGGCACGGCGCCAACCGGGCTCGGCGTTCAAGCTGTTCGTCTACCTCGCCGCGCTGCGTTCGGGCATGACGCCGGACACGATGGTCGATGACACGCCGGTGCAGATCGGCGACTGGAAGCCCTCGAACAGCGATGGCCGCTATGCCGGCCGCATCACGCTGCGCCAGGCGATGGCCAAGTCGAGCAACGTCGTCGCCGCGCGGTTGATCCAGAAGCTTGGCGTCGGGCGGGTGACGCAGGCGGCGCGTGACCTCGGCATTTCCACCCCGCTGGGCAACGACGCCTCGATCGCGCTCGGTACCTCGACCGGTTCGCTGCTCGAGCTGACCGCGGCCTATGCGGCGGTGGCGAACGGCAGCTATCCGGTCCGCCCGCGCGGGCTCGACGAAGAAGAGTCCGCCGATGACTGGCTGGCGCGCCGCCTGGGTGGGCCGAGCCGTTTCGACGAACGGCTGCTCGACGACCTGCGCTCGATGCTGGGCACCGTCGTGCAGAACGGCACGGCCCGCGCCGCGGCGCTGCCCGTGCCGGCGTTCGGCAAGACCGGCACCACGCAGGACGGGCGCGACGCGCTGTTCGTCGGCTGGGCAGGCGACCTCGTCGTCGGCGTGTGGATCGGCAATGACGACAACAGCCCGGTTTCGGGCGCCTATGGCGGCGGGCTGCCGGCGCATATCTGGCGCGATTTCATGGTTCGTGCGCTCGGCCTCACCCTGCCGCCGGCGCCGGTCGAGGAAGACAATGCGATCGACGAGAACGCGATCGGCCTGGACGAGGTGCTGAACGGCGCCGGCGTGCAGGTCGACGAGGATGGTGTGCAGCTCGATCTCGGACGCGTTCGCGAGCTGGTGCCCGAGGGCGAGGCGCGCGACGTGATCCCGCGCAACGTGCGCATTCCGGTACCCGGCAGCGACGCCGATCGTCGCCGCCGCGACCCCCGCGACGATCCCGACGGCGAGGAGTGA
- a CDS encoding cob(I)yrinic acid a,c-diamide adenosyltransferase — translation MVKLNKIYTRTGDAGTTGLADGSRVSKASARMETIGDVDEANSAIGVARTALAAGDPLDATLARIQNDLFDLGADLATPGEREGALRITPGQIAWLEAAIDTLNDDLQPLNSFVLPGGSPAAAAIHLARAITRRAERAAVAANDQGTLSSNALIYLNRLSDFLFVAARTMNQKGAADVLWVPGGPRNQ, via the coding sequence ATGGTCAAGCTCAACAAGATCTACACCCGCACCGGCGACGCCGGCACTACTGGGCTGGCGGACGGCTCGCGCGTCTCCAAGGCCTCGGCGCGGATGGAAACGATCGGCGATGTCGACGAGGCGAACAGCGCGATCGGCGTCGCGCGCACCGCGCTCGCGGCCGGCGATCCGCTCGATGCCACGCTCGCCCGCATCCAGAACGACCTGTTCGATCTCGGCGCCGATCTCGCCACGCCGGGCGAGCGGGAGGGCGCGCTGCGGATCACGCCCGGACAGATCGCATGGCTGGAGGCCGCGATCGACACGCTCAACGACGATCTCCAACCGCTCAACAGCTTCGTGCTGCCCGGCGGCAGCCCGGCGGCGGCGGCGATCCACCTCGCCCGCGCGATCACCCGCCGCGCCGAACGCGCCGCGGTGGCGGCGAACGATCAGGGCACGCTGAGCAGCAACGCGCTCATCTATCTCAATAGACTTTCAGATTTTTTGTTCGTCGCCGCCCGCACCATGAACCAAAAGGGAGCGGCGGACGTTTTGTGGGTCCCTGGGGGACCTCGTAACCAATAG